The sequence CGCGCCCTGTCCAATCCGTTCTGCACCACGCTGCGCCCGATCCTCGGCGTCCGCCCGCAGTTGGAGGCGCCGCTTCGCCGGGCGCTCGGCCGGGCCTCTCGTCGGCTCGTCGGCCCCGAGCACTTCGCCGAGGTCGCCCGATGACCCCCGCCCTGCCGCTCGCCGCGCTCGGCCTGGTCGACGCGGCCTTCAGCGGCTTCCGCGCCTACGCCGGACGCGACGCCCGGATCCGCAAGCGCCGAGGCGCCGCCCGAGCGGCGCTGCGCGGGCTGGCCGTCGGCTCCGTCCTGCTGCTCGCCCCGACGGCGGCGGCCGTCGCCCTGCTGCTGACCGCCGCCGACCGCTCCCGCACCTACGCGCTGCTCGCCGCCGGCGGCCTCGGCTACCTGCTGCCGCTCGCGGTCTTCGCGGCCGCGGTGCTGCTCTCGCTGGCCGTGTACCTCGTGCTGCCGTTCCGCGCCGGCACGGTGGCGATCGTCCTCGGCTGCGGACCGCTGACCCTGCTGCGCCCACTCGCCGTCGCCGCCGCCTGCCTCGGCGCCCTGGTGACCGGCGGCGGCTGGCCCGCCCTGCTGGTCGGCACGGTCGCCGGCGCGGCGGTCCTGTGCGTCGAGCCGATCGTCCACCGGCGCTGGTACCCCGCTCCGCTCTGACCTGGAAGAAGATCTTCAGCGCGGCCGCTGCCGCTCTCACGCCGAACGTTCGACCTAAAGGGCTGTCCCTCCTGACACGTCCAGGCGGTGGCCGGTCATGTAGCGGCTGTCGTCGGAGGCCAGGAACGCCACCGTGTCGGCGACGTCCTCCGGTGTGCCCAGCCGTCCCAGTGGCGACAGGGATTCCAGCCAGGTCAGGGCCTCACCGACCAGCCGTCCCTGATGCATGTCGGTGTCGATCACCCCTGGTGCCACGATGTTGACCGTGATGCCGCGCGGGCCCAGTTGCTTGGCGAGGGCCGAGGTGAGCACATCGAGGGGCGCCTTGGACATGGCGTAGTCGATCGCCCGGGCCATGGCCGGGCCGCGGGTCAACATGGTGCCGACCGTGATGATCCGGCCCCCGTCGCGCAGCCGTGGCAGGGCGAGTTGGGTGATGAAGAACGGGGCTGCGGCGTTGACGGCGAGCAGCCGCTCGAAGCCGTCCCTGGTCACGCCGTCGATCTCGCCCTGGTCGCCGAGGATCCCGGCGTTGTTGACCAGGATGTCCAGACCACATGAGCATCTGGATGCGCCCCGAACGCCCGCAGCGGTCGGCCCCCGGACCGCGACCGGCGTACAGCCGAGCGCAGATCACCGAGACCGCCGTCGCGATCGCGGACGCGGAAGGACTCGACGCCGCGTCGATGCGCCGGATCGCGGCCGAACTCGGCACCGGCGCGATGTCGCTCTACCGCTACGTCCCCCGGCGGGAGGACCTGATCGAGCTGATGGTCGACGCGGCCGCCGGCGAGATGGGCCTACCCGACCGCCCGACCGGTGACTGGCGGGCCGACCTGTCCCTGCTGGCCCACGAAAGACGGGCGCTGTGGCGCCGCCACCCGTGGCTGGCATCGCTGACCGAAGGCCACCCGGTCTGGGGGCCGAACTCCCTACGGGTGCTGGAGTTCACCTACGGGGCGCTCGATGGATTCGGGTTGGCCATCGACGAGGTCGCCGGCCTCGTCGGCTTGATCAGCGGATACGTCGCCGGCGTCGTACGCACCGAGGTCGGCTGGGCAGAGGAGGCACGCCGGACGAATGTGGACATGCGGCAGTGGATGAGCGACATCGGTCCGTACGTGCAAAGACTCATCACCAGCGGGAAACACCCGATGTTCGCCCGGATCATCCGTGAGACGCAGACCCCGTGGATGGAACCGGACGCGCGCTTCCAGTACGGCCTCGACCGGGTCCCGGACAGTATCGCCGCGACCCTACCGGGCGAAGCCGGACAGGCGCGGCGGTCAGCCGTGGCGGACGAGCCGACACGGCCCACCTGCTGAACCGACGGACCGTCACGCACGATGGAGGCCGACGGGCGTCCCGTGACTACTGCTGCGGATGCACGGCAGGCAGGGCCGCGGGTTCCCGCTGCAGCAGGCGCACGGCGATGCAGCCGGCGCCGGCGAGCAGTTCGAGGACGGTGGCGGTCGGGACGCCGGCGACGGCCAGGCCCGACGCGAGGACCAGGACGACGACCAGGACGACCTGGTCGGCGGACCGGATCCGGCGGCCGGGCGGCACGGGGATGGCCGCAGGTGTCGGACGACGGGGTGATCGACTCATGGCTTCTCCCAAGTGGTGTCGGTGACGCGGGAATTCAGCGGCGGCCGGCGGCCGGTGGCGGAGCGAGGAACCCCACCAGGTCACCGGTTGGTCCGGGCGACCAGCTCGTCGATGCTCTGGGCGGCGCGCAGCAGTTCGAACCGCACGGTGCCGTCGGCCTCGACGGTGACGCCGTGCACGGCCGGCTCCGGCAGGGAGTTGTAGCCGAACGGCGTGGACGTGTAGTACGCCCCGGTGTCGAGCAGTGCGACGATGTCGCCGGGCTCCAGCAGCGGCAGCGGGCGGGCCGTTGCGACCAGGTCGCCGGCGAAGCAGCACGGTCCCGCGATGTCCTGGGGCACCAGGTCCCCGCTCTTCGGGCCACCGGACGGGTCGTGGGCGCTGATCCGCAGCGGCCAGGACTGTGGCATGAACACCGTCCGGGTGGCGACCTGGGCTCCGGCGTGCGTGATCGCGATCGGGCGCCCACCGGAGCTCTTGGTGTACTCGACGTACGCGGCGGTGAACCCGTTCTTGGCCAGCAGCGAGCGGCCGAACTCGGTGACCACCTGGAAGTCGCCGGTGAACAGGGCCGGCGCGTGGGCCCACAGGCGGTCCACGTACTCGTCGAAGCCGGGGGCCATCGGGTCGCTGTCGAAGTTGACCGGGAGCCCCCCGCCAATGTCGATACCGACCACCTGGCGTCGGCCGAGCTCGCTGTTGACCTTCTCGGCGAAGGCGACAGCCGCGGCCACTCCCTCGGCCATCAGGTCCAGCGGGCAGCCCTGCGACCCCACGTGCGCGTGCACCCAGGTGAGCCAGGGCCGGTCCCGGAACGCCGCCACCAGTCGTTCGAGGTTGCCGTCGTCCGCCAGGGCGATGCCGAACTTCGAGGTCGCCGTGGCGGTGCTCATCGCGCCGATCGACCCGGCGCCGACCTGCGGGTTGATCCGGACACCGATCCGGGAGCGGGACTCGCCGGCCCCCCGGGACTCGCGGGCCCGCAGGATCTCGTCGACGCGCGAGAGTTCCTGCCAGTTGTCGATGTTGACCGCGACCCCGAGGTCCAGCGCCCGGACCAGCTCGCGGCTGGTCTTCGCCGGCGAGTCGAGGACGATCCGCTCGGCGGCGAAGCCGGCGGCCAGTGCCTGGGCGAGCTCACCGGGGCTGGCCACCTCACAGCCCATGCCGAGGCCGCGCAGCCGCTCCAGCACCGGGACCAGGCAGTTGGCCTTGGCCGCGAAGGTGTGCAGCACCTCGACCGAGTCCGGGAACGCGCGGTGCAGCGCGGCGACGGTCGCCGCGACGGCGTCGAGGTCGATGAACCCCGCCAGCAGCGCGTCCTCGGGATCGAGGAGCCCTTCCCGGATCGCTGCGCGCAGGATGAGTTCGCGCCGCTCGGCGGTCAGAAGGGTGTTCAGCTGATGATCAGTCATAGTGCCATGCTCCGAGGGCTCGTCGGTGCGCGCGGCCCGGGTCGCTCCCGGGGGCGTAGCACCAGACTGCCCGTCAGCGGGCGGCCGCGTCTTCGTCCCGAAACCCGGATCTGCCGCGGCGACACCGTGCCACCGGCCAATGAACCGGTGCCGGCCCGCTCCTCGCTGTGCGGCGCGACGGAGCCGCTCCGCTTTCCCCGTGCGGGGCGACGGAGTCAGAGCTCGTCGGCGGGATCGCGTCCCAGCAAGCGTAGTTGGAGCTGGGCCAGCAGTCGGGCGTCGGGGTCGTCCAGGTCGATGCCGCACACCTTCGGCAGCTTGTCCAGCCGGTACTTGAAGGTGTTGCGGTGGACGGCCAGTGCCTCCGCGGCCTTGGACCTGTCGCCGGAGTGGTCGAGGTAGGCGCGCAGCGTGTCCAGCAGGGCGCCCTCGCCCCGCTGCGTCGTGTACCTCACCAGCCGGGACACCGGCGTGTCCACCGGAGGCACCGTGTCGTGCAGCGCGTCCAGCAGGTACAGCAGGGCCACGGCGTCGGCAAGCTCCTCGGCGCGCGCGAACGACCGCGGCGAGTTGCCGAACAGCAGGGCCCGCAGCGCCAGGTCGGCCGTCCGGCGGGAGTCCGGCGCCTGGTCCAGCCGGCCCCGGACCTCTCCGATGCCGACCCGGACCCGCAGGCCGAGCTCGGCCGACAGCTTCCCGGCCAGTGACTCGCTCAGCCCCGACACCTGGGCGGCGGCCGGGGCCGGCTCCTGTTCCAGGTTGCCCAGCAGCACCAGGACACCCCGCCTCGAGGGCACCACGACCGGCAGCAGAGCGCGCTCGGCACAGTGCCGGAACACCAGGTTGGCCAGCCGGTCTCCGGTCTGGCCGGCTGCTGCGGGAGCGGGATCGGTGCAGACCGACAGGACGGCGCACGGCTTGGCTCTGGGCAACCCGGTCCGCTCCGTCAGCACGTCGGCGGAACCCCGGCCGTCGAGCAGCGCCCGCGCCGCGTCCAGCACCAGCTCGTCCTGGCCGCTGCGGCGGGAGCGGTCGTGGAGCAGGTGGGCCGCAGCCGCCTGCGCCGCCGTGCGCAGGGCGTCGGCGGCGGTCGGCGGCAGCGGCTGCCCGGCCGCTGCCACCCAGATCGAGCCCAGCGGCTCGCTGCCGGCCCGGACCGCCACCACCAGGCGCTCGGGGATCTCCCCCTCGGCCCGCCGGTGCAGCACCTCGGCGGAGCCCCACAGCGCGCGGAAGAACCCGGCCTCCTGCATCGCCACTCGCCGCCACAGCGGTACCTGGCCGGCCAGGATGGTCTGCTGACGGATCGGGTCCAACTCCGCATCGGTGGAGGAGTAGGCGAGAACCCGGGATTCCCTGTTCTCGATCGTGACCGCCCCGCCGACGAGGAGCGCAATCGCCTCGGCCAGCCGGTCCAGGTCACCCAGCGGCACATTGGCGATCTCCGGTGCGCCCGCCACCGCCAGCCCCGCCCGCAGCGCCCCGATCACGCTCGCCCAGTCGGCCCAGGCCGTCCGGAGGAGCACGGCTGTCCCGGCCTCGGCGGCCGCCGCACGCAGGACCGCACTGCGCGGGCCCACCCCTTCCTCGCGGAAGACCACGCCCGCGGCCCCGCCGCGCCCGACGGTGCGCAGCAGGGCTGCGGCCTCCTCGGACTGCGGATCGACACCGACGGCCACCAGCAGGTCCCCCGGCCGCACACCCGGTTCCAACGGATCGAGCACGACCACCCGGCGCACCAGGACACCCAGTCCCTGCGGTGCGGTGGACAGGCTGACAACGGACCCCACCAGCGCCAGCAGCCCGTCCAAGGTCTGGTCCGGCGCCGGCCGCCCCCACTCCTGCGCAGTCGACATGAGTAGCCCTCCCCAGGCTCACCACACCCTCGACCGCCGTCTGCTGACAACCGGCCGCCCCCTGTTCGGGGAGCCTAGCCGGACTGTTCCCGCCGGGTGGGTGAGGTAGTACTCGATTCGGTGTGTGAGAGTGCGGCGAGGAGCCGCAGTTTCTCGTCGCTGTCGCTGTCCTTGTCGGGGTAGTAGACGACGAGGATGACGTCGTCGATGGGGAGTTTGTCCCGGTGGAGGCGTAGTTCACCGACGACGGGGTGGTGGACCGTGGTCGTGCCTCCGTCGAGACTGCGGACGTCGTGGCGGGCCCACAGGGTGCGGAACCGCTGACTGGACAGTGCGAGTTCTCCGACGAGCTCGACGAACCGGGGGTTGTCGGTGTCGTCCCCGATGGTGGTGCGAAGGGTGGCGACGAAATCGGCGGTGGCTTTCGTCCAGTCCTGGTGGAAGGCCTGTTCCTCAGGATCGAGGAGGAGCGAACGCAGCCGGTTCTGGCCGGGCCGCAGCCGGGGGGAGAGCGCGACGGCCATGGGGTTGGAGGCCAGGACATCGAACGCGCGCCCTTCGACGAACGCGGGGATCTGAAGGTGGGTCAGCAGCTCGTGCACCCGCGCCGGTACGTGCTCGGGCTGCTTACGACGTGGCGCTCTGGGGTGTGCCGCCGCGAGGCCGAGCAGATACGTCCGCTCGATGTCGTCGAGCCGCAGGACGCGCGCGAGTGATTCGAGCACCTGGGGTGAGGGGTTCCTGTCACGGCCCCGTTCCAGGCGCAGGTAGTAGTCGGGACTGATTCCGGCCAGCAAGGCCACTTCCTCACGGCGCAGGCCGGGCACGCGGCGGTTGCCGCCGGGCGGGAGTCCTGCCTGCGCCGGGGAGACCAGCTCACGCCGGGCACGAAGGTAGCCGCCGAGCCGGTTGCCGGATTCCTCATCCTTCATACCGACACCGTAGTGCGGCGCGCGTGTCTCAGCGGGGGCCCTGGCAGGACCAGGGAAGACGGGGGCCCTGCCACACCCGGCGAATGCCTTCGAGACTGCGGTGACACCGTTTTGACTGAAGGGAAGATCTCGTGGATCTCTCCAACCGCACCGTTCTCATCGTCGGCGGAACCTCGGGCATCGGGCGAGAGCTGGCCCGCCGGTTCGCCGCAGCGGGCAGCACCGTGGCCGTTGGCGGCCGCAGCCCGCAGGCACTCTCGGAACTCGACGGGGAGGGTTTCGGCACGTTCGGCATCGACGTCACGGACCCGGCCTCCGTCTCGTCCTTCCGTGCTGCCGTGCTCGCCCGGTACCCCGAGCTGGACACCGTGGTGACCATGTCGGGGGTCATGCTCCTGGAGGACCTGCGCGACCCCGCGCACTTCGAGGTGGCAGAGACGACGATCGACACCAATCTGCTCGGCACCATCCGCGTCATCGACGCCTTCACCCCCCACCTGGTCCAGCGGGGCGCCGGCACCTTCGTCACCGTCACCTCCGGAATCGCCTTCCTGCCGTTCCCGCCCATGCCCAGCTACGCCGCCTCGAAGGCCGCAGTGCACGCCTACTCCGAAGCACTGCGCGCACAGCTCGACGGCACCGGTGTCGGCGTCGTCGAGCTCGTCCCCCCGGCCGTCGCCACAGCAGGTCAGGAAAGGGTGAACCCGCACGCGCTGCCGCTCGACGACTTCGCCACCGAGGTCATGGACCTGCTCGCACAGAACCCCACCCCGGCCGAAATCCTGGTGAAGGGCGTCCTCATGCACCGCTGGGCCGAGCGCGACGGCACCTACGCCGACCTCGTCGCACAGCGCTCCCGGGCCCTGGCCATGCTCCCCAGCCGCGAAGGCTGACGCGGTGGTTGGCGGGTGGTGGGTGGTGGGTGGCGGGCCGTGGTTGGCGGGCGGTGGGTGGCGGCAACTACCCCTTCGCCGACCAGAACGGGCAGTGCACCGACGGGATCGGTGCCATGTCCGCGTGGGTGCCGGGGTGGCGGGCGATGCCCGGGGTGCCGGGCGGGTGGGGGAGGCGGCCGGCGGCGGGGGCCACCGGGGGCGAGAGCACGGTGAGGTACGCGTTGCCCGCGGTGCCGAAGTCCAGGGCGAGGCGGTAGCCGTCCGCGGTGGCGGCGTAGAGGCCGGGCAGGACCGGGTCGGCGTTCACCGAGGTGACGGGGTGGCCGGTGCGGCGCCAGTGCCGTTCCACCACGCCGAGCAGGGCACCGCGCCGGGCGGCCGAGACGACGGTGAGCACGTTGCGGTTGCGGCTGACGAACCAGCCGAGTTCGCCCTCCCCCGCCGCCGGCACGCCGTGCTGCCAGGTCAGGGCGGGTCGCACGGCGTCCAGGGTCTGGTCCAGCAGCGCCTCGCACCGGTGCGCCGCCTCGATCTGATCCACCGTCATCACTGGCCCGCCATCGGCTTGTTGCGGTCGGCGTGCCCGGTGACCACGTTCGCGGTGGCTTTGAGGGTGGCAGGGTCGCCGAGGTTGGCGTTGGCGTCGGTGCGCAGCGCGACGTTCTTCACGTCCATGTCCTCGGTCCAGCCGCTGTCGCCGGTCACCACGGTGTTGCCGGTCCAGTCGTCGAACTGGGTGGCGCCCATCAGGGTGCCGTTGTGGTCGCCGGTGCCGATCGCCGTGTAGTTGGGCTGCGCGCCGTCGTGCGTGATCTGCAGGCCGCTCTGGAACTGGTGGAACGAGCCGCCCGCGCCGTCGTAGCCGCCCCCGCCGCCGTCCATCGAGATCGAGGTGCCGGCCACCCGGGGCGGGGCGTTGTAGTTCATCCAGACCACGGTGGCGGTGGACGACTTGGGGTCGGCCTGGTTGGCGGCCACCGCGAGCTGGCGGCCGTAGCCGAGGTCGCCGTCGACGAACGTCTGGTCGAGGCCGCCCTTGGCCGGGACGTAACTGGCGATGTTGGTGGCCTTGTCGGGATTCCCGTAGGACACGATCGGGCCGCTGCCGCCCACGCCGAGCAGCATCATCGGCGGGTTGGACGGGGTGTCGAGCTGCTTCTGCAGCGCGTCCAGGGCGGACAGCTTGGCCTGGGTCACCCCGGGATCCGGGTGCCCGCCGGCCAGTTGGGTGGCCATCTGCTCGCGCAGCTGCGGCAGGTAGAGCCGGTTCGCGGCGTCCCGGTCCTGGGCGGGGATGCCGTCGGCGTTGCCGATCACGTCCGGGTGGTCCTTGAGCAGCTGCTGGCGGGTGGCGTCGGGCAGCGAGTTCCACCAGGCGGCGGTGGCCTTCGGGTCCTTGTTGTTCTGGATGTCCTGCGGGATGACGGCGGTGTCGGCCCACTGGGCGTTCTTGGTGTCCTGCGCGACGGTGGCATCGTCGACCGAGGCGCCCTTGCCGACCTCTGCGAGGTGGTCGAGGGTGCTCGCCCAGCCCTCGTCGAAGTCCCTGATCCGCTGGTCGAAGTCCTTGATCTTCTGGATGATCTCCGGCCGCTTGGCCTTCTTCTCGGTCAACAGCTTCTGGAACTCGGGGTCGGCGCCGACCATGCCCGGGTCGCCGCTCGCCTGGTCCTCCATCAGGATGCGGACCTCGGGCATCTGGCCGACGGGTTCGACCAGGTAGTAGCCATCGGCCTTGATCTCGTTGTCCAGTGCCGCCTGATCGGCCTTCAGCAGCAGCACCTGGTCGGCGGCCGCCCGGAACTCCAGGTGGATGTTCTCCAGCTCCTGCTGGCAGTTCCTCAACTGGTGCTCGAGAGTCTCGAGTTGGGCTTCGGCGGCGGTCGCCGCGTCGCCGGTCCAACCCGAGTTGAGCACCCGCTGCTGGGTCTGGACCTGCCAGTCGCCGGCGTGCTGGGTGAACTTCTGCGCGACGGTCTCCCAACGGTCCGCGGCGGCGTGCAGGTTGCTGACGTCGACGGACCGCAGCTTCGACCAGTACGGATCCTCGCTCACTGGGCGCCTCCCGCCGCACCGTCGAGCTCCAGGGTGCCGGTCTGCTCGGCCTTCCGGTAGTTCGCACCGGTGGTGACCAGGTTGCCGGCGGCGCTGTCGAGCTGGCCGGCCAGCCGTTCCAGGTGGTAGTGCCAGGCGTCCGAGCAGTAGTTCGCCGCGTCGCCGATCTTCCATCCGTACATCCCCTGGCCGGGGGCGTCGGCGCTGACCGGGTCACTGAAGTGCTCCTGGGCGTACCCCGGGAGCTCCCCGCGGATCGCGCCCGCCACCGCCTGGCCCGACTTCCCCGCCCCGTCCAACTCGTCCGGCTTCACCGTGTATCCGGCCATCCCCCGGCCCCCCTTTTGGCCTCGTCCTGCCCTCTGGTCCACCTGCGCCACAGGCGCAGCACAGCGTAATCGATCAATCGAGGACCTCGGCCGTTCGACTCTCCGGATGCTGACAATCGGTCTTCGGCTGTGCGAAGCTGCCGTTCTGCCGGGCCGCAGAGCGCAATCCGGGGCCCGCACGGGGGGAGCACAGCACGCATGGGAGCACCGCAGGAGCCGGCCGAGCCGACCGAACAACCGCCGGAGCCGCAGCAGGACCGACGCCCCGCCGCGCATCCGGCACTGGCCGTGCTGGCCGTCGCCGGTCTGGGCTTCGCAGCACTGGAACTGCGCCCGGCCAGTGGGCTGTTCTCGGCCGGTTCGGCACCGCTCACCGGCGCCTTCGGCCTGGTGCTGCTGCTGATCCTCGGCTGGCTGATCGCGCTGGAGCGGGTGAACCGGCGCTACCGCGCGGCCGTGCTCGAAGCGCGCGAACTGCCACCGCGCGCCGAGCGCCTGGTGGAGGCCGCCCGACGACTGCTGCCCGGCGCCGCGATCGGCGTGCCGGTGCTGCTG is a genomic window of Kitasatospora azatica KCTC 9699 containing:
- a CDS encoding SDR family NAD(P)-dependent oxidoreductase, with the translated sequence MDILVNNAGILGDQGEIDGVTRDGFERLLAVNAAAPFFITQLALPRLRDGGRIITVGTMLTRGPAMARAIDYAMSKAPLDVLTSALAKQLGPRGITVNIVAPGVIDTDMHQGRLVGEALTWLESLSPLGRLGTPEDVADTVAFLASDDSRYMTGHRLDVSGGTAL
- a CDS encoding TetR/AcrR family transcriptional regulator; this encodes MSIWMRPERPQRSAPGPRPAYSRAQITETAVAIADAEGLDAASMRRIAAELGTGAMSLYRYVPRREDLIELMVDAAAGEMGLPDRPTGDWRADLSLLAHERRALWRRHPWLASLTEGHPVWGPNSLRVLEFTYGALDGFGLAIDEVAGLVGLISGYVAGVVRTEVGWAEEARRTNVDMRQWMSDIGPYVQRLITSGKHPMFARIIRETQTPWMEPDARFQYGLDRVPDSIAATLPGEAGQARRSAVADEPTRPTC
- a CDS encoding type III PLP-dependent enzyme domain-containing protein: MTDHQLNTLLTAERRELILRAAIREGLLDPEDALLAGFIDLDAVAATVAALHRAFPDSVEVLHTFAAKANCLVPVLERLRGLGMGCEVASPGELAQALAAGFAAERIVLDSPAKTSRELVRALDLGVAVNIDNWQELSRVDEILRARESRGAGESRSRIGVRINPQVGAGSIGAMSTATATSKFGIALADDGNLERLVAAFRDRPWLTWVHAHVGSQGCPLDLMAEGVAAAVAFAEKVNSELGRRQVVGIDIGGGLPVNFDSDPMAPGFDEYVDRLWAHAPALFTGDFQVVTEFGRSLLAKNGFTAAYVEYTKSSGGRPIAITHAGAQVATRTVFMPQSWPLRISAHDPSGGPKSGDLVPQDIAGPCCFAGDLVATARPLPLLEPGDIVALLDTGAYYTSTPFGYNSLPEPAVHGVTVEADGTVRFELLRAAQSIDELVARTNR
- a CDS encoding PucR family transcriptional regulator; translation: MSTAQEWGRPAPDQTLDGLLALVGSVVSLSTAPQGLGVLVRRVVVLDPLEPGVRPGDLLVAVGVDPQSEEAAALLRTVGRGGAAGVVFREEGVGPRSAVLRAAAAEAGTAVLLRTAWADWASVIGALRAGLAVAGAPEIANVPLGDLDRLAEAIALLVGGAVTIENRESRVLAYSSTDAELDPIRQQTILAGQVPLWRRVAMQEAGFFRALWGSAEVLHRRAEGEIPERLVVAVRAGSEPLGSIWVAAAGQPLPPTAADALRTAAQAAAAHLLHDRSRRSGQDELVLDAARALLDGRGSADVLTERTGLPRAKPCAVLSVCTDPAPAAAGQTGDRLANLVFRHCAERALLPVVVPSRRGVLVLLGNLEQEPAPAAAQVSGLSESLAGKLSAELGLRVRVGIGEVRGRLDQAPDSRRTADLALRALLFGNSPRSFARAEELADAVALLYLLDALHDTVPPVDTPVSRLVRYTTQRGEGALLDTLRAYLDHSGDRSKAAEALAVHRNTFKYRLDKLPKVCGIDLDDPDARLLAQLQLRLLGRDPADEL
- a CDS encoding helix-turn-helix transcriptional regulator, whose product is MKDEESGNRLGGYLRARRELVSPAQAGLPPGGNRRVPGLRREEVALLAGISPDYYLRLERGRDRNPSPQVLESLARVLRLDDIERTYLLGLAAAHPRAPRRKQPEHVPARVHELLTHLQIPAFVEGRAFDVLASNPMAVALSPRLRPGQNRLRSLLLDPEEQAFHQDWTKATADFVATLRTTIGDDTDNPRFVELVGELALSSQRFRTLWARHDVRSLDGGTTTVHHPVVGELRLHRDKLPIDDVILVVYYPDKDSDSDEKLRLLAALSHTESSTTSPTRREQSG
- a CDS encoding SDR family oxidoreductase; translated protein: MDLSNRTVLIVGGTSGIGRELARRFAAAGSTVAVGGRSPQALSELDGEGFGTFGIDVTDPASVSSFRAAVLARYPELDTVVTMSGVMLLEDLRDPAHFEVAETTIDTNLLGTIRVIDAFTPHLVQRGAGTFVTVTSGIAFLPFPPMPSYAASKAAVHAYSEALRAQLDGTGVGVVELVPPAVATAGQERVNPHALPLDDFATEVMDLLAQNPTPAEILVKGVLMHRWAERDGTYADLVAQRSRALAMLPSREG
- a CDS encoding alpha/beta hydrolase, encoding MSEDPYWSKLRSVDVSNLHAAADRWETVAQKFTQHAGDWQVQTQQRVLNSGWTGDAATAAEAQLETLEHQLRNCQQELENIHLEFRAAADQVLLLKADQAALDNEIKADGYYLVEPVGQMPEVRILMEDQASGDPGMVGADPEFQKLLTEKKAKRPEIIQKIKDFDQRIRDFDEGWASTLDHLAEVGKGASVDDATVAQDTKNAQWADTAVIPQDIQNNKDPKATAAWWNSLPDATRQQLLKDHPDVIGNADGIPAQDRDAANRLYLPQLREQMATQLAGGHPDPGVTQAKLSALDALQKQLDTPSNPPMMLLGVGGSGPIVSYGNPDKATNIASYVPAKGGLDQTFVDGDLGYGRQLAVAANQADPKSSTATVVWMNYNAPPRVAGTSISMDGGGGGYDGAGGSFHQFQSGLQITHDGAQPNYTAIGTGDHNGTLMGATQFDDWTGNTVVTGDSGWTEDMDVKNVALRTDANANLGDPATLKATANVVTGHADRNKPMAGQ